One part of the Nostoc sp. PCC 7120 = FACHB-418 genome encodes these proteins:
- a CDS encoding EamA family transporter, which translates to MLLHETNAILFALLSAFFAALTTIFGKIGVEAINPNLATAIRTVVILFMVWGWVFAKGQLDTLLIISPKTLLFLVFSGLSTGLSWLFYFRALQVGKASLVAPLDKSSLVLVIIFSALFLKESLTPQIMIGTGLILAGTLVLIR; encoded by the coding sequence ATGCTTCTCCATGAAACCAATGCTATATTATTCGCGCTGTTATCAGCATTTTTTGCCGCCTTGACTACCATTTTTGGCAAGATAGGAGTAGAAGCAATTAACCCTAATTTAGCAACCGCAATCCGCACAGTTGTAATTTTATTTATGGTTTGGGGTTGGGTTTTTGCCAAAGGACAACTAGATACACTATTGATAATTTCTCCTAAAACTCTATTATTTCTTGTATTTTCTGGGTTATCGACGGGTTTATCTTGGTTATTTTACTTTCGTGCTTTACAGGTAGGAAAAGCTTCTTTAGTCGCACCTTTAGATAAGTCAAGTTTGGTGTTAGTAATTATTTTTTCAGCACTTTTTCTCAAGGAATCACTGACACCACAAATAATGATAGGAACTGGTTTAATTTTAGCCGGTACACTGGTTTTGATTCGTTGA
- a CDS encoding AraC family transcriptional regulator translates to MAGILSIKNMDEMFEETAINGNQPHQTENDIVLKYSESIGKGYWQRTFLPDGISIDIENNVFFNHIILKEPDGEGWPEIGFRLSGNRKLYTGEVMQGGQNFLCLSDVGRGDVTEWAGNQRHLKVDINLTPEMWAMLIQQHSQYLSPHQQLPLFGVKNAPYYELRTTTPVMQSVLYQILNCPYRDFIREVYLQSKALELVALWLAQELDYRQINQSTVKLAPDDIERIYYARDILITNLHHPPTLLELSRRITVNERKLKQGFRQIFGTTVFGYLHDHRMEQAKQMLTEQKLTVAQVAHAVGYSHLSHFAAAFRKKFGVNPSAYRQK, encoded by the coding sequence ATGGCTGGTATCTTATCAATCAAAAATATGGATGAAATGTTTGAAGAGACAGCTATCAACGGTAATCAACCTCATCAAACTGAAAATGACATTGTTTTGAAATATTCAGAGTCTATTGGTAAAGGATATTGGCAGCGCACGTTCCTACCGGATGGTATTTCTATAGATATTGAAAATAATGTATTCTTCAACCATATTATCTTGAAAGAACCAGACGGCGAGGGATGGCCGGAAATAGGTTTTCGGCTATCGGGAAACCGTAAATTGTATACAGGTGAGGTGATGCAAGGTGGTCAAAACTTCTTGTGTTTGTCGGATGTCGGTCGCGGAGATGTAACAGAGTGGGCGGGTAATCAACGACACCTGAAAGTTGATATTAACCTCACGCCGGAAATGTGGGCTATGTTGATTCAGCAACACTCACAATACTTATCTCCACACCAGCAACTTCCGCTTTTCGGGGTTAAAAATGCACCTTACTACGAACTGCGAACCACTACACCTGTAATGCAGTCGGTGCTATACCAAATTCTCAATTGTCCCTACCGAGATTTTATCCGAGAGGTTTATCTACAAAGTAAAGCACTGGAACTTGTGGCTTTGTGGCTGGCACAAGAACTAGATTATCGTCAGATTAACCAATCTACAGTCAAACTTGCCCCAGATGATATAGAACGTATTTACTATGCCAGAGATATTCTCATTACTAACTTACATCATCCACCAACATTGCTAGAACTATCACGTCGAATCACGGTGAATGAACGAAAACTGAAGCAGGGTTTTCGGCAGATATTTGGGACTACAGTTTTTGGCTACCTGCATGATCATCGCATGGAACAAGCTAAACAAATGTTGACAGAACAAAAATTGACTGTTGCCCAAGTTGCCCATGCTGTAGGCTATTCTCATCTAAGTCACTTTGCGGCTGCATTCAGAAAAAAATTTGGGGTAAATCCCAGTGCTTACCGACAAAAATAG
- a CDS encoding TonB-dependent receptor, with amino-acid sequence MDTNEAVFGSKLQAQAYYRSSEELGVGRDDRGRFADAINRFRSEEEAFGGRLQIQTPLSTSVSLLWGADYEKQQEGDTRQEIFDPVAFDASNNNRRILRKIGEQVYYPAFDLSSLGLFAQAQWDVSEQLILSGGVRHERFNFSVDEFTPLLDNNFDPYVGPSVAGGELDFSDTVFNVGSVYKITPTVSVFANFAQGYSVPQLFRVLNFLPPGFTIDRDVRFLQPQKIDNYEIGVRGNWNNFQATLAGFFNYSALGLSSRGQPDGTIQYIRAPQRNYGIEATLDWQPSNKWKLGSSLTWTEGEDDQNEDGDFRALRTLEVQPLKLTAYVENQTTPGWRNRLQLLYVGNRNRGFEAGSDFVTIRDYLVVDYISSFQIGAGNLEVGIQNLFNNKYSSVFSQAGGGLDELLYNLERGRSLSVNYRISW; translated from the coding sequence ATTGATACTAATGAGGCAGTTTTTGGTAGCAAACTGCAGGCCCAAGCCTATTATCGCAGTTCCGAAGAGTTAGGGGTAGGCAGAGATGACCGGGGTCGATTTGCAGATGCCATCAATCGCTTCCGTTCTGAAGAAGAAGCTTTTGGGGGAAGGTTACAGATTCAAACACCTCTATCTACATCTGTATCTTTATTATGGGGAGCTGATTACGAGAAACAACAAGAAGGGGATACCCGCCAAGAGATATTTGATCCCGTCGCTTTTGATGCTAGTAATAATAACCGTCGGATTCTGCGTAAAATTGGTGAACAAGTTTATTACCCAGCCTTTGATTTGAGTAGCTTAGGATTGTTTGCCCAAGCGCAATGGGACGTAAGTGAGCAATTAATTCTCAGTGGTGGTGTGCGTCACGAACGCTTTAACTTTAGTGTGGACGAATTCACACCGTTATTAGACAACAACTTTGATCCCTATGTTGGCCCCAGCGTTGCAGGCGGCGAACTAGATTTCAGTGACACGGTGTTTAATGTGGGCAGCGTCTATAAAATTACGCCTACAGTTAGTGTTTTTGCTAACTTTGCTCAAGGTTATTCAGTACCGCAACTTTTCCGCGTCCTCAACTTCTTACCCCCCGGATTCACCATTGACAGAGATGTCCGTTTTCTCCAGCCGCAAAAAATAGATAATTACGAAATTGGTGTCCGTGGGAATTGGAATAATTTCCAAGCAACTCTAGCCGGATTTTTTAATTATTCTGCTCTTGGTCTATCTTCCAGGGGTCAACCAGACGGTACGATTCAATATATTCGCGCTCCGCAAAGAAACTATGGGATTGAAGCGACTTTAGACTGGCAACCCTCGAACAAGTGGAAACTTGGGAGTAGTTTAACTTGGACAGAAGGGGAAGATGATCAAAATGAAGACGGTGATTTTAGAGCTTTGCGAACATTAGAAGTTCAGCCATTGAAGTTAACAGCTTATGTTGAAAATCAAACTACTCCAGGCTGGCGGAATCGATTGCAATTACTGTATGTTGGTAATCGCAATCGCGGTTTTGAAGCGGGTAGTGATTTTGTTACTATTAGGGATTATCTTGTAGTTGATTACATCAGCAGCTTTCAAATTGGTGCGGGGAATTTAGAAGTAGGTATTCAAAACCTATTTAATAATAAATACTCCTCTGTATTTTCTCAAGCAGGTGGCGGACTGGATGAATTGTTATATAACCTAGAAAGAGGTCGCAGCCTTAGTGTTAATTACCGCATTAGTTGGTAA
- a CDS encoding helix-turn-helix domain-containing protein yields MFDNIINNDNITVNDNIYFSKTLSGSKADLILHPVRLKILQAFVGDRHLSARQLCEILPDIPQATLYRHFQKLVQAELLTVIAEHPIRGTVEKFYSLQEQNTELLPEELAALTGADHQRHFTAFVVSLLTEFEAYLQRDEIDIVKDGVGYRQIALHLSDEELAELTQSLNQVLVKFLHQKPSKQRKRFLLSSILIPGD; encoded by the coding sequence TTGTTTGACAATATTATCAATAATGATAATATTACTGTTAACGATAACATTTATTTCTCTAAAACTTTGAGTGGTAGCAAAGCAGACCTAATTCTCCATCCTGTCCGATTAAAGATTCTTCAAGCTTTTGTAGGCGATCGCCATCTTTCAGCACGGCAATTGTGCGAAATACTACCCGATATCCCTCAAGCAACGTTGTATCGTCATTTCCAAAAGCTTGTACAGGCAGAACTTCTGACCGTTATAGCAGAACATCCTATACGTGGTACTGTGGAAAAATTTTACAGTCTACAAGAGCAAAACACTGAGCTTTTACCAGAAGAACTAGCCGCCTTAACAGGTGCAGATCATCAACGCCATTTCACAGCCTTTGTCGTTAGCTTGTTGACTGAGTTTGAAGCGTATTTACAACGGGATGAGATTGATATTGTCAAAGATGGAGTTGGCTATCGTCAGATAGCACTGCATTTGAGTGATGAGGAACTGGCTGAGTTAACACAATCTCTCAATCAGGTACTAGTGAAGTTTTTGCACCAAAAACCCTCAAAGCAGAGGAAACGATTTTTGCTATCCAGCATCTTGATTCCAGGAGATTAA
- a CDS encoding CPBP family intramembrane glutamic endopeptidase, translating into MLVLKQFAILFTLGSWGIVLLIPSLMPVIQKQLATLPTEIAAEVPPLWIVLLLQGIQIAVLLAIAVLIGIFCTPVVGLRSHLIESWVLHPSNPISWINDVKWGLGIGTAATVITLSIRLLLEPVLPEALRATNQPQPSIIDAIAGMFYGGITEEILTRWGLMSLLVWLGWKLCKQGLGLPTHAVYQGAIVLAAVVFGLLHLPLISNLAPITGWVIVYAILLNGIVGIACGWLFWQYSLESAMIAHAIFHVYAFALNVLLTKFI; encoded by the coding sequence ATGTTGGTTTTAAAGCAGTTTGCAATTTTATTTACGTTAGGTAGTTGGGGAATTGTACTGCTGATTCCGTCCTTGATGCCCGTAATTCAAAAGCAGTTAGCTACCTTACCAACAGAAATAGCCGCAGAAGTGCCACCTTTATGGATTGTACTGCTATTGCAAGGAATCCAAATCGCAGTTTTATTAGCGATCGCTGTTTTGATTGGTATCTTTTGTACTCCGGTGGTAGGATTGCGATCGCATTTAATTGAATCTTGGGTACTTCATCCATCCAACCCGATATCCTGGATCAATGATGTGAAATGGGGTCTAGGTATTGGTACAGCAGCAACAGTCATCACCCTATCGATTCGCCTATTGCTAGAACCTGTATTACCAGAAGCATTGAGGGCTACTAATCAGCCCCAACCCAGTATTATAGATGCTATAGCGGGGATGTTTTACGGTGGGATTACGGAAGAAATTTTGACGCGTTGGGGGTTAATGTCGCTGCTAGTCTGGTTAGGTTGGAAGTTATGCAAACAAGGCTTAGGATTGCCTACTCATGCAGTCTACCAGGGTGCGATCGTTTTAGCAGCAGTTGTTTTTGGGCTGTTGCATTTGCCGCTAATCTCTAACCTGGCACCGATTACAGGTTGGGTCATCGTTTACGCCATTCTACTCAATGGTATAGTAGGTATTGCTTGTGGATGGCTATTTTGGCAATATTCCCTAGAAAGTGCAATGATAGCCCATGCTATTTTTCATGTCTATGCCTTTGCCCTTAACGTGTTGCTGACGAAATTTATCTAG
- a CDS encoding ATP-binding cassette domain-containing protein: protein MGLPALPGLIIREFFNSLTGKAQFGLSPWAFIAGFVALNLGHILVILIGRITKTQHRFTMRSLLRRNLLERLLNNPHAQIKAAHNDTEKTVSQGEVISYFRDDTEHIEDNVAWVSEIFGEGIFAVLSLVILLSVNVPMTLFVFLPLVGMVVIIQKTETRIKQYRKSSRQATQQVTGILGEIFSSVQAIKVAGAEQDVLSYFRTLNDNRRETMVKDTLLKAILNSLFQNMVNFGTGLILVMASFLMQSGSNQLTVGDFALFVYNLSFVTGFFASVGGFMALYKQTEVAFERMTTLISGASTETLVAPNQLYLQDLGKSRKNLPRLEQPKNNASHQLQSLKLTNLTYIYPGTTQGIVDINLQIQRGSLTVITGRIGAGKTTLLRVLLGLLPKQAGEIYWNNHLVADPANFFVPPRSAYTPQIPQLFSYSLRENILLGLSKDDADIETALKMAVFEQDLAAMNEKLETLVGTKGVRLSGGQMQRVAAARMFVRQPELLIFDDLSSALDVETELALWSRIFANTTEENPWTPTCLVVSHRRSVLRRADQIIVMKAGRVVAQGKFEDILADEQADWIF from the coding sequence ATGGGCTTACCTGCCCTACCTGGATTAATTATTCGAGAATTTTTTAATAGTCTCACAGGTAAAGCTCAATTTGGTCTATCACCTTGGGCATTTATTGCAGGTTTCGTCGCTTTGAATTTGGGGCATATTTTGGTGATATTGATAGGGCGAATCACCAAAACTCAGCATCGTTTTACTATGAGGTCATTACTGAGAAGAAATTTATTAGAACGTCTCTTAAATAATCCTCATGCTCAAATTAAGGCTGCTCATAATGATACTGAAAAAACTGTATCCCAAGGTGAAGTAATCAGCTATTTTCGAGATGATACCGAACACATTGAAGATAATGTGGCATGGGTATCAGAAATATTTGGAGAAGGAATATTTGCTGTTCTTTCTTTAGTCATATTATTAAGTGTCAATGTCCCCATGACACTATTTGTTTTCCTCCCCTTAGTGGGAATGGTAGTAATTATCCAAAAAACAGAAACCCGCATCAAACAATATCGCAAATCTAGCCGTCAAGCAACTCAACAAGTGACAGGCATTTTAGGAGAAATATTTAGTTCTGTACAAGCTATTAAAGTAGCTGGTGCAGAACAAGATGTCCTCTCTTATTTTCGCACTTTGAATGATAACCGTCGGGAGACGATGGTTAAAGACACCCTATTAAAAGCCATTCTCAATTCACTATTTCAAAACATGGTGAATTTCGGTACAGGTTTAATTTTGGTGATGGCTTCTTTTTTGATGCAAAGTGGCAGTAATCAATTAACAGTAGGTGACTTTGCTTTATTTGTTTATAATCTATCATTTGTCACAGGTTTTTTTGCCTCTGTAGGCGGCTTTATGGCATTGTATAAGCAAACGGAAGTTGCTTTTGAACGTATGACTACTTTAATTTCTGGTGCATCAACAGAGACTTTGGTAGCCCCAAATCAACTTTATTTACAAGACTTGGGTAAAAGTAGAAAAAACTTACCTCGATTAGAACAACCAAAAAATAATGCAAGTCATCAACTACAATCATTAAAACTAACAAATTTAACTTATATTTATCCTGGTACTACTCAAGGAATTGTAGATATTAACTTACAAATACAGCGCGGTAGTTTGACTGTAATTACTGGGCGCATCGGTGCAGGAAAAACTACATTGCTCAGAGTATTATTAGGATTATTACCCAAACAAGCCGGGGAAATTTATTGGAATAATCATCTAGTTGCAGACCCTGCTAATTTTTTTGTCCCACCTCGCAGTGCTTACACTCCGCAAATTCCCCAACTGTTCAGCTATTCCTTACGAGAAAACATTTTGCTGGGATTGTCTAAGGATGATGCTGATATTGAAACAGCATTAAAAATGGCTGTATTTGAGCAAGATTTAGCAGCTATGAACGAGAAGTTAGAAACTTTAGTGGGAACAAAAGGTGTGCGGCTTTCTGGTGGACAAATGCAACGGGTAGCGGCGGCGCGGATGTTTGTACGTCAACCAGAATTACTGATATTTGATGACCTTTCTAGCGCGTTGGATGTGGAAACAGAATTGGCATTATGGTCGCGGATATTTGCTAATACAACTGAGGAAAATCCTTGGACACCAACTTGTCTGGTGGTGTCTCATCGCCGTTCTGTTTTACGACGCGCTGACCAGATTATTGTAATGAAAGCAGGTAGGGTTGTAGCACAAGGTAAGTTTGAAGATATTTTAGCTGATGAGCAAGCTGATTGGATTTTTTAA
- a CDS encoding sucrase ferredoxin encodes MSINNTQNNCRFCSEISQANGEDPIGTAIAVEQYLIIEAAQPWPIPIWIEPDPMPQGVIEALNFIWEGGGTVRQLAIAPDKEYSHPGYTRVIYYRRPAKFFAQFEKQEFIVPHALLGSLALALLKNPEELPNFNQYRQQTNHIREILVCNHGNVDAACSRFGYPIYQKLRSEYAAATNSNLRFWRCSHFGGHEFAPTLVDLPQGQYWGHLKPEILDLLVLRNGSVKELYPYYRGWGGLSFFEQIAEREIWMLEGWKWLEYHKAGQVLASDEINQEWADVRIDFTTVDGNISSAYQARVEVKGSVMTAWKSGANPTLEEVKQYRVRNLVKLAL; translated from the coding sequence ATGTCAATTAATAATACTCAAAATAATTGCCGTTTTTGTTCAGAAATTTCTCAAGCTAACGGTGAAGACCCAATTGGAACAGCGATCGCTGTGGAACAATATTTAATTATTGAAGCTGCACAACCTTGGCCGATTCCAATTTGGATTGAACCTGATCCCATGCCCCAGGGAGTAATAGAGGCTTTAAACTTTATTTGGGAAGGTGGGGGAACAGTTCGACAGCTGGCGATCGCACCAGATAAAGAATACTCCCATCCAGGTTACACTCGTGTAATCTACTATCGCCGTCCAGCCAAATTTTTTGCCCAATTTGAGAAACAAGAATTTATCGTACCTCATGCTTTACTGGGTTCTTTAGCATTAGCTTTACTCAAAAACCCAGAAGAACTACCAAACTTTAACCAATATCGCCAACAAACAAACCACATTCGAGAAATACTCGTTTGCAACCACGGCAATGTGGATGCGGCTTGTAGTAGATTTGGTTATCCAATTTATCAAAAATTACGTTCTGAATACGCTGCTGCAACTAACAGTAACTTACGTTTTTGGCGATGTAGTCATTTTGGTGGACACGAGTTTGCACCTACCTTAGTTGATTTACCCCAAGGACAATATTGGGGTCATTTAAAACCAGAAATTTTAGATTTATTAGTCCTACGTAATGGTTCAGTCAAAGAACTATATCCCTACTATCGAGGTTGGGGTGGTTTATCTTTCTTTGAACAAATTGCCGAACGAGAAATTTGGATGCTTGAAGGTTGGAAATGGCTGGAATATCACAAAGCCGGTCAAGTTTTAGCCAGTGATGAAATTAATCAAGAATGGGCTGATGTTCGTATTGATTTCACTACAGTTGATGGCAATATTAGCAGTGCATATCAAGCGAGGGTGGAGGTGAAAGGCTCAGTTATGACAGCTTGGAAATCAGGAGCAAATCCAACTTTAGAGGAAGTCAAGCAGTATCGTGTCCGTAATTTAGTGAAATTGGCATTATGA
- a CDS encoding TonB-dependent receptor plug domain-containing protein, producing the protein MASQLQRVVLMTILALVLINLPGRAEEKKDEIENPVTSLKQLLSQAQIQITNVKLQTTDKGIEIILETNQGEQLQPVNKSQGNVYVVEIPNAQLSQEFRQENPASGITDVVVSNLDTNTIRVTVTGETTLPNVELFDGDEGLILGVEVAASSVPQPPQPETQQPQTEQQTQQPSAEVDDAIELIVTATRTEEAITNVPRSVTVITREEIEKQSTITNDLGDILGRTVPGLGPPNSLNRAGNAQTLRGRPVSILIDGVPQQGNSFVNTQLEYISPDAIERVEVVRGPTAVFGQGASGGVINIITRKPAEGFTSTAQVGISAAAAGDAFLGENSFGNYLQYGFSGKDGIFDYVFSLSRNSVGGFFDADGSRIPSNNATSDDTVSTNILGKIGIDVGEQQRLQFTVNHGNNSRKIKFIADPITRTIPGLQTTRALRQNQVYEGTDAPRITSTSVNLNYTTIPSPILEGELMYKLPFLRSWAKTISPKNSFQVYRKAFFGVLTQYQGFQSLTYLVSSRLMYWLFCHFCQNFFTLLFWLRY; encoded by the coding sequence ATGGCTAGTCAACTGCAAAGAGTTGTTTTGATGACGATATTAGCCTTGGTGTTAATTAATCTACCTGGGCGCGCAGAAGAGAAAAAAGACGAAATCGAAAACCCTGTCACCAGTCTTAAACAATTACTTTCCCAAGCACAAATTCAGATTACCAATGTCAAGTTACAAACAACTGACAAAGGGATAGAGATAATTTTAGAGACCAATCAAGGAGAACAGTTACAACCTGTAAATAAGAGCCAGGGGAATGTCTATGTGGTGGAAATCCCCAATGCTCAATTAAGTCAGGAATTTCGCCAAGAAAATCCTGCTAGTGGCATTACTGATGTTGTTGTCAGCAATTTAGATACCAATACTATCAGGGTGACAGTTACAGGTGAAACAACATTACCAAACGTAGAGTTGTTTGACGGCGACGAGGGTTTAATTTTAGGTGTAGAAGTTGCTGCATCATCTGTTCCACAACCTCCGCAACCAGAAACGCAACAGCCACAGACAGAACAACAGACACAACAACCATCTGCGGAAGTTGATGATGCAATTGAACTGATAGTGACAGCGACACGAACAGAGGAAGCAATTACCAACGTACCGCGCAGTGTAACAGTTATTACCCGCGAAGAAATTGAGAAACAATCAACCATCACCAATGATTTAGGAGATATCTTAGGCCGGACAGTTCCAGGTTTGGGTCCGCCAAACTCCCTCAACCGCGCTGGTAATGCTCAAACTTTGCGGGGTCGTCCAGTATCAATTTTGATTGACGGTGTACCACAGCAAGGTAATTCCTTTGTGAATACTCAGTTAGAGTACATTTCCCCAGATGCGATTGAACGGGTGGAAGTGGTGCGTGGCCCTACAGCCGTCTTTGGTCAAGGTGCATCTGGTGGTGTCATCAATATTATTACGAGAAAGCCAGCTGAAGGATTTACTTCTACTGCTCAAGTTGGTATTAGTGCGGCGGCGGCTGGTGATGCGTTCTTGGGAGAAAACAGCTTCGGCAATTATCTACAATATGGATTTTCCGGTAAAGATGGGATTTTTGATTATGTATTTTCCCTCTCACGTAATAGTGTAGGTGGTTTCTTTGATGCCGATGGTTCGCGGATTCCCAGTAACAACGCCACATCAGATGATACTGTCTCTACAAATATATTGGGCAAGATAGGAATAGATGTTGGGGAACAACAACGTCTACAATTTACCGTCAATCATGGCAATAATTCCCGTAAAATTAAATTTATCGCTGATCCGATTACGCGTACAATCCCTGGATTGCAAACAACCCGTGCCTTAAGACAAAATCAGGTTTACGAAGGCACTGATGCACCTCGAATTACCAGTACATCTGTTAACCTCAACTATACTACAATACCTTCGCCAATTTTAGAGGGTGAGTTGATGTACAAACTCCCATTTCTCCGAAGCTGGGCAAAAACAATCAGTCCTAAAAATTCCTTCCAGGTTTATCGCAAGGCTTTTTTTGGCGTACTAACGCAGTATCAAGGGTTTCAGTCTCTAACCTACCTTGTAAGCTCAAGGCTTATGTATTGGTTATTTTGCCATTTTTGCCAAAATTTTTTTACCCTCTTATTTTGGCTAAGGTATTGA
- a CDS encoding helix-turn-helix transcriptional regulator, producing the protein MAGQYAICGSGVAPKESYEWLASQRTLSINLHIEPEFFCSCLDLRTEQKSAQLAHLVEKPENKYYVRSGNTTSVMTMALQQILQCPYQSVTKRIYLESKALELMALLISEELALGQSQINAYHLKPDDIERIHCAKDILLQNIDNPPSLIELARMVGLNDCTLKRGFRQVFHTTAFGYLHHQRLEKAGQLLAIGEMSIGEVARAVGFADRSYFAAAFRKQYGVNPSVYLRTHQQPMKNSA; encoded by the coding sequence TTGGCTGGACAGTACGCTATTTGTGGTAGCGGTGTTGCACCAAAAGAATCTTATGAATGGTTAGCAAGTCAGAGGACTCTGTCGATTAATCTCCATATCGAACCGGAGTTTTTTTGCTCATGTCTAGACCTTCGCACTGAGCAAAAATCGGCACAACTTGCCCATTTAGTTGAAAAACCAGAAAACAAATATTATGTGCGTTCCGGTAACACCACGTCTGTGATGACGATGGCTTTGCAACAAATTTTACAATGTCCTTACCAGAGTGTTACTAAGCGTATATATTTGGAAAGTAAAGCTTTAGAGTTAATGGCCTTGCTAATTTCAGAAGAGTTAGCACTAGGACAATCTCAAATAAATGCCTATCACCTCAAACCAGATGACATAGAACGTATTCACTGTGCAAAAGATATTTTGTTACAGAATATAGACAATCCTCCTTCCTTAATCGAACTAGCGCGAATGGTGGGTTTGAATGACTGCACCCTCAAACGAGGTTTCCGTCAAGTTTTTCATACAACGGCTTTTGGCTATTTACATCACCAGAGATTAGAGAAAGCCGGACAACTGTTAGCAATAGGTGAAATGAGCATAGGAGAAGTAGCTCGTGCAGTTGGTTTTGCAGACCGCAGTTACTTTGCAGCTGCATTTCGTAAACAGTATGGTGTTAATCCTAGTGTGTATTTGCGAACCCATCAACAACCAATGAAAAATTCCGCCTAG
- a CDS encoding iron-siderophore ABC transporter substrate-binding protein, which translates to MLWACQYISDDKPRQFDSTLPISQPVATRVVKHAGGETKIPIKPQRIITLHDSTILDPVLALGVKPIGIATYAAEQGVLFRGITEDEVKSIQQVGSAFQPSLEKILMLKPDLIIGREYQKNIYNQLSNFAPTVLVDWGSFTSFQDNFRYIAQVLNEEEQGKLVLQQYQKRIRDLQDRMGERLQKIEVSVIGFSGQSIKSLNRDAVFNQVLDDAGIKRISIQKNQQERYLEISIENLNKYDADVLFVINESKEQLYPDLKNPLWHHLRAVKKQQVYVVNQSDWFAGGPLGVNKILDDLFKYLVR; encoded by the coding sequence TTGCTTTGGGCTTGTCAGTATATTTCTGATGATAAACCTCGACAATTTGATAGTACCTTACCTATTTCTCAACCAGTAGCTACACGAGTAGTTAAACACGCTGGGGGAGAAACAAAAATTCCCATTAAACCCCAACGAATAATCACTTTACATGATTCGACTATCCTCGATCCTGTTTTGGCTTTGGGTGTAAAACCAATTGGTATAGCTACCTATGCTGCCGAACAAGGAGTTTTATTTCGTGGCATAACTGAAGATGAAGTAAAGAGTATTCAACAAGTAGGTAGTGCTTTTCAGCCTTCTCTTGAGAAAATACTCATGCTCAAACCTGACTTAATAATAGGACGTGAATATCAAAAAAATATTTACAATCAACTGAGTAATTTTGCTCCTACAGTATTAGTTGATTGGGGGAGTTTTACTTCTTTTCAGGATAATTTTCGCTATATTGCCCAAGTATTAAATGAGGAAGAACAAGGGAAGTTGGTATTACAGCAATACCAAAAAAGAATTCGGGATTTACAAGATAGGATGGGTGAGAGACTACAAAAAATAGAAGTTTCTGTGATTGGATTTTCTGGACAAAGTATCAAATCCTTAAATCGTGATGCCGTATTTAACCAAGTTTTAGATGATGCGGGTATTAAACGTATATCAATTCAGAAAAATCAGCAAGAAAGATATTTAGAAATAAGTATAGAAAATCTCAATAAATATGATGCAGATGTTTTGTTTGTAATTAATGAATCTAAAGAGCAACTATATCCTGATTTAAAAAATCCTCTTTGGCACCATTTACGAGCAGTCAAAAAGCAACAAGTATATGTAGTAAATCAAAGTGATTGGTTTGCTGGTGGTCCTTTGGGAGTTAATAAAATTCTTGATGATTTGTTCAAATATTTAGTGAGGTAA